Within Halorussus sp. MSC15.2, the genomic segment TTCGGTATCGACGACGCCCAAATCGTTCGAGACCGTGTTCGTTGTGTAAAGACGATTTCTCTCGGCGTTGAGCGCGATAGTGCGAGGCCCGTCGGCGACCTTAATCGTTGAGGTCATCTTCAGGCGCTCGACGTCGATAACGCCGACGGTATCGCTCCCGTGATTCGTGACGTAGGCCTGCGTACCGTCGGGACTGAACACGACGTCGTGTGGGTTCTCTCCGACGTCGATAGTGGTCTGGACCGCGAGTTTTTGGGTGTCGATTACGGCGACGGTGTTCTCGCCCCGATTCGCGACGAACGCGTACTGGCGGTCGGCACTGACGCCGACACCTCGCGGTTGCTGACCGACTGGGATACGTTCGGTCTCCTCTTTCTTCTCGGGATTTATCACCGAAACGTCGCCGCTCTCGGCGTTCGTCACGAAGAAGGACTGCCCCCCGACTCCGCCCGAGATGTAGAGCGGTGCCTTCCCGACCTTGATGTGAGTGGTGTCCTTCACCGACTTCGGCAGTTTTGCGTCGGCCTTCGTCACCACCACTACGTTCGCCTCCCAGCACGTGGTGTACAGATTACCTGTGCCCGTCCCGCCACCGTCATCTTGCGCGAGGGCGGGAACAGCACTGCCGCCGATTGCGGTTGCGGCTCCAATTCCGCCAGTGGTCCGAAGCAGTTTCCGTCTGGTGAGTCCGCTATTCTCTGTCCGCGATTCGTCATTTTGCGTCATTCTCGTACCTCCTCGGACAGTCCCCGACGTCCGTGGTCTCTTGCCGGAATCGTCTGCGCGATGCGTCTATTTGGTCTTGGCGTGTCGTCTCTCATACCCGAGGCCCGCTACATCGTTTCGTCGAATAAAACGGAGCTACCGTTTGGGGTGTTCGGTTGTACAACCGGAGGTTCAGGAGTTATTCTGAATTTTAACGCGTGCTGTCGACTAGCAATTCAGACCACACTCTCAGTAAACGAGTAGTTCGTGGACAACGGTGATACAGTCTGATTATCCACGAAACAGAGGCAGGCGAGTGTGCATGCAACCTGCACATCCGATGCGATTACAGCGGAAGCAGGGCGAAAGCCCACGGTTGCAGCCGTGCGATGAAGCTGTAAACGCGAGTGGTATCCATTAGATACCGAGGTCGGGTGGCGCCGACCAACGCCGCTATATGGGTCCGAGCGTGCTGATTCGGCCCAGACCCCGACAACCCCCATTTGTGCGGTTTCAGACTCGATAAGCGGAATATTCGAGCACAGTCGGCAACTCGGAGTCTGGAAACCGAGGAGGGAGATAACCTAGGTTCAGTCGTCGTCTCCCAAGTAACGCTGGAGTGCAGCGAAGCCCCCAAGTCCGCCGAGCGCAGTCGACGCACCAAATCCTGGCGCGCGTGCCCGACTAACGAGGTCCCGTCCGACATCGTTAGCGGCCGTCTCGTTCTGTATCGTCGTTTCGGTTCCGTCGGTCTCCGTCGTCTCGTTCGCGGCCGGTCGCTCGGTTGCGTTGACGTTCACCTGTTCGACTCGCCCTTCACCAGCGGGGACGAGTTTGTAGAGCGACCCCTCGTTCTGCTGACGAAGGAACGTCTCACTGGTCAGCACGTAGAGTTCTCCAGCTTGGTCTTCGCCGAACGAGATGACGAACCGGCTGATTCGGTTGTCGGGACGACTGAGACCCTCGGTCACGACTCGGAGCTTGTCGACACCCCAGACCCCGGTCTCCTCCGACTCGGTGGCGACCAACAGCGTCCCGTGCGGGGCGACGGGCGAGAAACTCCAGTCGCCGAACACGTACTTGTCTTGGAGGTCCGGAAGCTGTTCCCCGGTGTAGACGTGTCCGCCGACGACGGCCTGCCCCACCGGCTTGTCCTCGTGAACGTGCGGATATTCGAGAATTGGGTCGAGCAACGGGTCGCTTCGGGGCGGGTAGCTCGTATCCGCGCACTTGAACTGTTTCGGCGGATTCCCCTGCGAGTACGGGTCGAAGCAGTGTTTCCCCTCTCGGAGCCGCCAGCCGTAGTTTCCGCCCTTCTCCACGATATCGACCTCCTCGTACAGCGCCCGACCGACGTCGCCCACGAACAACCGACCGTTCGGTCCGAACGACATCCCCCACGGGTTGCGGAAGCCCCAAGCGTAGTGTTCGTCGAGACCCGCTTGACCGACGAGCGGGTTCCCGTCGGGAATGGCGTACTCCTTCTGCTCGCCCCGGACGTTCTGACTGCCGTCCACGTCGATACGGAGGATGCTACCGAGCAGGTTGTTGTAGATGTCCTGCCCGTTGCCACCCGTGACGTGGCCCTGCATGTCGCCCGTGTCGCCGCCGAATCCGCCGTCGCCGATAGGGACGTAGAGGAGTCCGTCGGGACCGAACGAGATGTTTCCGCTGTTGTGGTTCGACCCCGGCGACGGCATCGCCAGCACTATCTTCTCGGTGTCGGGACTCGCGCCCTCGAGGTTCGGGTCGGCCTCGAACTCCGAGACCAGCGACGCGTGGTGGGTCTCCCCGCCCATGTCGTCCTGTACGGGCGCGCTGTACCGGACGTAGAACTTCTGGTTCTGCTGGAAGTTCGGGTGGAACGCCAGTCCCAGCAGTCCGGTCTCGGGGTGCGGTCCCGCCTCGTGGAAGATGCGGTCGCTGATGTCGATGAACGGTTCGCGCTCGCTCACGTCGAGCGCCTGTTGCCCGGTAATCTCGCTCCTGTCGAGGACGTAAATCTGGCCGGGCTGGTCCGCGACGAACAGTCGGTCCTCGCCCTCGGGTGCCTTCATCGCCACCGGGTACGAGAAGCCGCTGGCGACCTCTTTCAGTCCGACCTTCGGGCCTTTCGGGAAGTAGCCCGCGTCCACCGGGTCGGGTTCCTGCTGAGTCTGGCCCTCGACCTCGATGTCGCCGCGCATGCTGAGGTAGTGGACGTCGCAGTAGTACTGGACCATGTTCTCGGTCGCGACGAACTCGACGGTCTGGGTGTCGCCCTCGGCGTCGAGATACGGCGAAAACACGACCAAGTTCCCCTTCGTGGTGTAGACCGAGAAGTTGTGCGACCGACCGTCGAGGTTCTCCCAGACCACCCGGTACTTCTTCCCGGCTTCGAGGTTCAGCGTCGGGTTCTTCACGCCCGAGATTCGCTCGGGCGCTCGCCCAATCCAGTAGTCGGCCACGCCGTCCAATCTGAACGTCTGCGCTACGTCCGAGTCGTCCTGCGCGGCCGCGACGCTGGCCGCACCTGCGGCGGTCGCTCCGGCCGCCCCCACGGCCTTCACGAAGTCCCGACGCGACGTGTCTCCGAAGAATCGTTCCGTTGGTGAGTTCGTGTCTCGTGTCATTGGTTGTCCTGTTGTGGTCGTTGTCGGTTCAGGGCGTGACGACGAGCGTCCCTCGCATTCCCTCTCGGGCGTGGCCGGGGACGCCGCAGACGTAGGTGAACTTCCCGACCTCCTCTGGCGTGAACGTGACGCTGGCGGTTCTTCCGGGGAGTATCGTGTCGGTCTTGACGCCGAATTTGGGCAGTTTGAAGTTGTGCGAGATGGTCCCGACGTTCCGGAATCGGATGGTCACTTCGTTCCCCTGCTCGACGGTGATTTCCTCTGGGTCGAAGGTGTACTCCTGACCAGTTACCTCGATTTCGGTACCCGCGGCTTCCTGCGTGGTCGGAGTCGGCGTGTCCTCGAACTCAGTCGGATACTGCGGTTCGAACGGCGCTTTCTGGAGCGTGTTCTCCTCGAACATCACGTGGATGAACTTCTGTTTGACCGGGATGCCGTCGAGGGGCGCGTATTTGGGCTTTCCCTGCTTGGTTATCTTAATCGGGAGCACTATCAGATGCGTGTGAAGGAGTCGTCCGGCGATGGTGTTCTCGGGGCGAAGCGGCAGGTCTTCCTCGATAGCAAGGTTGTACGTATCGGTCCGGACCGTCTGCGTCGTCATCCAGTGAGTGACTCGGCGCTTGCTTACGGTCGTACCGTTCACGATGACGTCGGCGAGGGAGTACGAGGCCCCGTACGTGTACACCTTGGGCATGAGGGGCGACCCGGTGTCCGTAAGCCCGTGGTGGAATCTGTCGGTGAACACGCCCCCGCCGGTCTGGTACTCCGGAATCGGCGGCGCGAATATCGTCCGGAAGTCGAGTTCGTAGTTGTTCCGCTTCGGGTCCGTGAACCGGAGTTTACCGACCTCTATCGCGTCCTCGGTCTTCGTCGGCTTCCCCGAGTCCTTCGGGTCGCGGTCGTGGTACGTCAGTTCGAACTCGCCGTCGATAACTCGTCCCTCGTCGCTGAACGCCGTCGGGACCGTCGTCGTGGTGAACTCGCCGTCCTCGACCGCGCGCTTGTCGAGCGGAACGCCGACGGGAAACGGGTACTGCCGGAGTAGCTCTTTGATTGCCGGTTTCTTTGCCTTCTCGATGACTGGTTCGACGAGTTGCTTGGGATTCTCCGGCGTTCCGAACACCTTCTTGCTCAGTCGGCGCTTGCCCGGAAGGACCCAGTAGACGAGTCGTCCCGCGTCCTGCTTCACCTGTACTTCGGTCGGTAAGCCCTGACCCTGCGTCGTCTCTTGGGCCGTCGCCGCACCACCGAGGCCCGCAGTTATTCCCACCCCTGCGGTCGCTCGCAGGAATCGCCTGCGCGATGCGCCGCGTCCGTTACTGTCGTTGCTCATTCTCTCCCCTCCACCGTCGCCATCAGCGAACGAGCGAATAAAGCGGAACGACCGTTCAGAGTGTTCCGTTTCGCAAGGCGTAATTCGTCGGTCGCAAATCGCCGTTGAAGTTACCGACCGACGTCAGAATCGTACTCGTCGCCGGGAATCGAGGTCTCCAACGCGGAAACACGTCATTGCTAATCGTTCACAATGTGAGTGTGTGGTGGACGTGCATCGAGCGTGCACACCCGACGGAGGAGAGACTCGGAACACGGTGGAGACTCCGAAACGGTGTGTAGTTACGAGAGAGTGTATCGTCTGTAAATGTGTACGTCCACAGACGGCGGCAAATATCTGTGACCGACCGGTTCACGTCCGAATCGCGTACAGTCGTCCGTCGTTGCTGCCCACGTAGAGAACGCCGCCGACCACGGCCGGTGAGGACATCACCATGTTCCGAGTCCCGAACTGCCAGCGCGTCACTCCGTTACTCCTGTCGAGCGCGTACACCGTACCGTCTCCGCTCCCCACGTACAGCATTTCGCCGACGATGGCCGGGGACGATTCGACGACGTCGCCGGTCTCGAATCGCCAGCGTTCGGTCCCGTCGTCCGCCGCCAAGGCGTAGACGTTCCCGTCCCAACTCCCGACGAAAACCGCGTCGCGGCCGACCGCAGGCGACGATTTCACGAGGTCCGCGGTGCCGAACTGCCAGCGCTTCGTTCCGTCCGCGGCGTCCAGCGCGTACGCGTTCCCGTCGTTGCTCCCCACGTAGACGGTGTCTCGCGCGACGCTGGGGGCCGAGGCCACCGCGTCGTTCGTTTCGAAGCGCCAACGCCGGGTACCGTCGGCGAGATTCAGCGCGTACACGCTCCCGTCGTTACTCCCGGCGTAGAGGGTCTCGTCGGCGATAGCGCACGCCGCGTCCATCGCGTCGCCGGTTTCGAATCGCCAACGCTCGGTGCCCTTCGACGCATTGAGCGCGTACACGGTCCCGTCTGTATC encodes:
- a CDS encoding YncE family protein, with product MTQNDESRTENSGLTRRKLLRTTGGIGAATAIGGSAVPALAQDDGGGTGTGNLYTTCWEANVVVVTKADAKLPKSVKDTTHIKVGKAPLYISGGVGGQSFFVTNAESGDVSVINPEKKEETERIPVGQQPRGVGVSADRQYAFVANRGENTVAVIDTQKLAVQTTIDVGENPHDVVFSPDGTQAYVTNHGSDTVGVIDVERLKMTSTIKVADGPRTIALNAERNRLYTTNTVSNDLGVVDTEQGKLLGTRPLTDGPADVALTPDGSKAYATGMRAGTVVVYEAASGNDGGGSGPSYELSNIITVNDSLKEIPVESHEAYTAGPYGITVGPNGKLAYAAFLGNNQVVTIDTETDEVVDRMSTPAPYAFAIRHDAEARETTTTNATTAKTTGETTTRSG
- a CDS encoding PQQ-dependent sugar dehydrogenase; translation: MKAVGAAGATAAGAASVAAAQDDSDVAQTFRLDGVADYWIGRAPERISGVKNPTLNLEAGKKYRVVWENLDGRSHNFSVYTTKGNLVVFSPYLDAEGDTQTVEFVATENMVQYYCDVHYLSMRGDIEVEGQTQQEPDPVDAGYFPKGPKVGLKEVASGFSYPVAMKAPEGEDRLFVADQPGQIYVLDRSEITGQQALDVSEREPFIDISDRIFHEAGPHPETGLLGLAFHPNFQQNQKFYVRYSAPVQDDMGGETHHASLVSEFEADPNLEGASPDTEKIVLAMPSPGSNHNSGNISFGPDGLLYVPIGDGGFGGDTGDMQGHVTGGNGQDIYNNLLGSILRIDVDGSQNVRGEQKEYAIPDGNPLVGQAGLDEHYAWGFRNPWGMSFGPNGRLFVGDVGRALYEEVDIVEKGGNYGWRLREGKHCFDPYSQGNPPKQFKCADTSYPPRSDPLLDPILEYPHVHEDKPVGQAVVGGHVYTGEQLPDLQDKYVFGDWSFSPVAPHGTLLVATESEETGVWGVDKLRVVTEGLSRPDNRISRFVISFGEDQAGELYVLTSETFLRQQNEGSLYKLVPAGEGRVEQVNVNATERPAANETTETDGTETTIQNETAANDVGRDLVSRARAPGFGASTALGGLGGFAALQRYLGDDD
- a CDS encoding cupredoxin domain-containing protein, whose product is MSNDSNGRGASRRRFLRATAGVGITAGLGGAATAQETTQGQGLPTEVQVKQDAGRLVYWVLPGKRRLSKKVFGTPENPKQLVEPVIEKAKKPAIKELLRQYPFPVGVPLDKRAVEDGEFTTTTVPTAFSDEGRVIDGEFELTYHDRDPKDSGKPTKTEDAIEVGKLRFTDPKRNNYELDFRTIFAPPIPEYQTGGGVFTDRFHHGLTDTGSPLMPKVYTYGASYSLADVIVNGTTVSKRRVTHWMTTQTVRTDTYNLAIEEDLPLRPENTIAGRLLHTHLIVLPIKITKQGKPKYAPLDGIPVKQKFIHVMFEENTLQKAPFEPQYPTEFEDTPTPTTQEAAGTEIEVTGQEYTFDPEEITVEQGNEVTIRFRNVGTISHNFKLPKFGVKTDTILPGRTASVTFTPEEVGKFTYVCGVPGHAREGMRGTLVVTP
- a CDS encoding PQQ-binding-like beta-propeller repeat protein, with the translated sequence MTTPPRRRADDWPTFQYDTANTGRPRRSAQTRETRGEQVSGDPTERTRWRFDAHHPVVSSPAVVNGTAYVGSTDGIVYAVDTVTGDERWAVETDHHVFSSPAVEGDTVYVGSLDGTLYALAAGSGRRRWGFDTGHPVAASPVVSNGTVYVGDTDGTVYALNASKGTERWRFETGDAMDAACAIADETLYAGSNDGSVYALNLADGTRRWRFETNDAVASAPSVARDTVYVGSNDGNAYALDAADGTKRWQFGTADLVKSSPAVGRDAVFVGSWDGNVYALAADDGTERWRFETGDVVESSPAIVGEMLYVGSGDGTVYALDRSNGVTRWQFGTRNMVMSSPAVVGGVLYVGSNDGRLYAIRT